Within the Clostridia bacterium genome, the region ACGATAAATAATACCTTTAAGGAAAGGAAGATTAAAATGAGAAGAAAACTTATTGCAGGAAACTGGAAAATGAATAAAACCCTAAGCGAAACTAAAGCGCTTATAAACGATATAAAAGGAAAAATCACAACTTTAAACTGTGATGTTTGTATGTGTGTTCCTTTTACAAACTTAGTAAGCGCAGTAGAACTTGTTGAGGGTACACAGTTAAAAATCGGCGCACAGAATATGCATTTTTGCGAAAGTGGTGCGTATACTGGCGAAATCTCTTCAGATATGCTATGCGAAACAGGTGCAACATATGTTGTAATCGGCCATTCTGAAAGAAGAGAATATTTTAACGAAACAGACGAAACTGTTAATAAAAAGATATTAAAAGCGATAGAAAAAAATCTTATTCCTATCGTTTGCGTTGGTGAATCTTTAGAAGAAAGAGAAGCAAATAAAACACTTGATATTATTAAAAATCAGGTAGTAAAAGCACTTGAGGGTGTATCTTCTTCCGATATGGAAAAAGTAGTTTTTGCATATGAGCCAATCTGGGCAATAGGCACAGGAAGAACTGCAACATGCGAACAGGCTAACGAAGTATGTAAATTTATAAGAGACTGCGTTGAAACATTATATGATAAAAATGTAGCAGACAATATAAAAATACTATATGGTGGCAGTATGAATGCAAAAAATGCTGACGAATTATTAAAACAGCCTGATATTGACGGTGGTTTAATTGGTGGAGCATCACTTAAAGCAGAAGATTTTGTAACTATTATAGATTTTTGCTAACAGGAAGGAAATAGTAATATGAAAAAACCGGTTGCCTTATTGATCCTTGACGGATATGGGTATAATGAAACTGAAAAAGGTAATGCAATTATTGCTGCAGGAGAAGGTAATATTACAGGATATGTTAAAAAGTATCCTAATACATTACTTTCAGCAAGTGGTATGGATGTTGGTCTTCCTGACGGTCAGATGGGGAACTCTGAAGTTGGACATACCAATATCGGTGCAGGAAGAATAGTATATCAGGAACTTACAAGAATTACTAAATCTATATCAGACGGAGATTTCTTTAAAAAGGAAGAATTCCTTATGGCAATTAAAAATTGCAAAGAAAATGATAGTGCTCTACATCTTATAGGTTTGGTTTCTGATGGTGGAGTTCACTCTCATAACGAGCATCTTTATGCACTTTTAAAACTTGCAAAAGACAATGGCCTTACCAGAGTTTTTGTTCATGCACTTTTAGACGGAAGAGATGTTCCTCCTACAAGTGGCTTGGAATATGTAAAAAAATTAGAAGAAAAAATTGCTGAAATCGGCGTTGGTAAAATTGCTACTGTTATGGGCAGATATTATGCAATGGACCGTGATAACAGATGGGATAGAGTTTCAAAAGCGTATGAAGCTATGGTTCTTTTAAAAGGAGATACTGCAAAAACAGCAGTTGATGCAGTTGAAGCATCTTACAAAAAAGAAGTAGTTGACGAATTTGTTGTTCCTTGCGTTATAGACGGTGCTGAAGCAATCTGCGAAAATTCATCAGTTATTTTCTTTAATTTCAGACCGGACAGAGCAAGAGAAATCACAAGAGTATTTGTAGACGAAAATTTTGACGGTTTTGTAAGAGAAAAAGGATTTTTCCCTCTTTACTATGTGTGCTTAACACAATATGATGCAACAATGCCTAATGTATCAGTTGCATTTAAACCTGAAGAACTTGTTAACACATTTGGAGAAATTATAAGCAAAAAAGGCTTAAAACAGTTAAGAATTGCCGAAACTGAAAAATATGCCCATGTAACATTTTTCTTCAATGGTGGTAAAGAAGAAGTATACGAAGGGGAAGACAGATGCCTTATCGCATCTCCTAAAGTTGCAACATACGATTTAAAACCTGAAATGTCTGCATATGAGGTTAAAGATAATGTTATAGAAAGAATTGAAAAAGACTTATATGACGTTATTATCTTAAATTTTGCCAACTGTGATATGGTTGGTCATACAGGCGATTTTGATGCTTGTGTCAAAGCCGTTAAAGCAGTTGACGATTGTGTGGGCCAGGTGGTTGAAAAAATTCTTGAAAAAGACGGTGTTGTGCTTATCACAGCAGACCACGGTAACGCTGACCTTATGTGGAACGAAGAACAGGGCGTTGTTACAGCGCACTCTACAAATCCTGTTCCGCTAATCGTAATCGGTGCCGGTGATATTACATTAAAAGAAGGAAGAATTTCCGATTTATGTCCTACAATGCTTGATATTATGGGCATTGAAAAACCGGAAGAAATGACAGGAAATTCCTTGATTGTAAAATAAACTTTTTAGGTAAAATAACTTGTAAAAATATTATATATATAGTATAATTATAATATGATATTATCCTGAATTTTTTTTCAGGTTGATATACCAATCCGTACTAGCCGGGGAGTTAGCGGTGCCCTGTACCTGCAATCCGCTATAGCAGGGGTGAATATCATTATGAGGGTATTGATAGTGTGGCTGGTGTTTGTAAGTAGTGATGAAGATTTGGTCTTATGCAATACTGTATTGTGAACCTCGTCAGGTCGGGAACGAAGCAGCGATAAGCAATTTCGTGTATGTGCCCTAAGGTAGCCGAATCCGAGCCGGCTGCAAAAGTTCCGCATATTATTGATATTCGAGTTCTGATTGTACGGTTTTTTATTAAATATTCTTGTTGTGGAGGTTAATATGGCATATCAGGCTTTATACAGAAAATGGAGACCGTCAGTGTTTGAAGATGTTGTCGGTCAGGATCATATAGTTGATACTTTGAAAAATCAGATAAATACAAATAAAATAGCTCATGCCTATCTTTTCTGCGGTTCAAGGGGTACAGGTAAAACTTCTACAGCGAAAATATTTTCAAGAGCAGTAAACTGTGAGCATCCTGTTAACGGTAATCCTTGTAACGAGTGTGATACTTGTCTTGGCATTATAAATAACAGTATATTTGATGTTATAGAAATTGACGGTGCATCCAACAATAAGGTTGACGATATCAGAAATATCAGAGATGAAGTTGTTTACCCACCTGCAAACTGTAAATATAAAGTTTATATTATAGACGAAGTTCATATGCTGACAACCGAAGCATTCAATGCTTTATTAAAAACATTGGAAGAGCCTCCTCAGTATGTTATTTTTATTTTGGCAACTACCGAATTTCATAAAATTCCTGCAACTATTATATCCCGTTGCCAGAAGTTTGATTTTAAGAGAATTACATATAATGACACGGCTAAAAGAATTCGCAAAGTTGCAATGGCAGATAACATAGATGTTACTGAATCTGCTGTTAAACTTATTGCTAAAGCAGCAGACGGTTCTTTAAGAGACGGGCTTAGTAAATTAGACCAGTGCCTTGCATTAGGGCTTACTAAAATTGATTATAAAGATGTTGCCAATATTATAGGTGCTTCTGACCCTGAGTTTTTATCTAAATTCTGTGATGCTATCATAGATGAAAAAATAGGCGACTCGTATAAACTTTTAGACGACGGTGTTAATATGGGTATAGACCCGTTAAGGCTTTTTACAGACGTTATTGATTATTTCAGAGACCTTATGATGATTAAAACTTCAAATGATTATTCTCTTATAATAAATAACGAAGAAGAAGTTATAAAAAAATACAACGAACAATGCAGTAAATTAACAATATCCCGTCTTCTTAAAATTATCGAAAATCTGTTTGAGGCGCAGAATAATTCCAAATATCTTGCATCTCCAAAACTTGCATTTGAAACAGCACTTTTAAAAATAGCATCAAAAAACACAAGCACAGATATTGAAACTCTTCTTGACAGATTAGAAAAATTAGAAGAAAAAATAAAAGATTTATCACAGGGAAACATTCCTTGTAAAAATTTGTCAGTTGAATTTAATAAAAATACTGCACCTCAAGTTTTTCCGTTAGAATATAACGAAGAAACCAAAAAAGAAGAAACAGATGATTTAAAAGAAAGTTCCATAACCCAGATTGCACAGGATATAATTAAAGAAGATGAAGAATATGATTTTTCTTCAGAGTACTCTGAAGAAGATGACTATGAGGGTTATACAATTCCAAATGAAGTTAATATTGATAATTTCACTATTAATGATATGCCTGAAAATGCAATCTTAAATGATAATACAGAAAATAAAGTAATTGATACAAAAATTGAAGAAAAAGTTGATAGTAAAGAAATATTATCTTATATCAAACTTAACTTTAAAGATTTTTTGGTAAATATAAAAAACAAAGATATAGGGTTTGACAATATAATGCTCTCAACAGTTATATCACTTGATGATACAGGCATTGTATTTGATTTTGACAATAAAACAAAACTTGATATTGCTCTTGGCAGTAAATATGATAAACTTATAAAAGAAGCAATAAATGATGTATACGGTATAGAGGTTTCTGTTAAACTTAAAGGACAGGACAATGTTACAGAAGATGAAGAAATCGCTTCTGACCCGTTAGACGATTTATTTAAACTTGCAGAACAAAATCAGGTAATATTTAATTTTGAAGATTAGGAGTGAACTATTATGGCAAAAGGAAGATTTCCAATGGGAGGATTTCCCGGCGGTGGAAATATGAATAATATGATTAAACAGGCACAGAAAATGCAGGAAAATCTTGTTAAAGCACAGCAGGAAATAGAAGAAGCGTCATACGATATTTCTGCAGGTGGCGGTGCTGTTAATCTTACTATAAACGGAAATAACCAAATAACAAAAATTTCAATCAACCCAGAGGTTGTAGACCCTGATGATGTTGAAATGCTTGAAGACCTTATTATGAGTGCATTTAACGAAGCGATTAAAAAGGTTGAAAAAGAAAAGAGTGAAAAATTAGGTAAACTAACCGGAGGAATGGGCAATTTTGGGGGCTTATTCTAAAATAAAAATAACCGGAGGATATTATGAACTATTTTGTTGCACCTCTTGCAAAACTAATTGATGAATTTAATAAACTTCCAGGTATCGGTAAAAAATCTGCACAAAGACTGGCTTTTTATATTCTTTCTAAAGACTTTTCTTATGTGAAGAATTTTTCTGATGCCTTAATTGAGGTTAAAGAAAAGGTTAATTTTTGTGAGAAGTGTTTTAATGTTACAGATAAAGCAGTATGTGATATCTGCCATGACCCTAAGAGAAATCAGAATGTGATATGTGTTGTTGAAAACCCTAAAGATGTTATTGCAATGGAAAATTTAAATGAATTTAACGGTGTCTATCACGTTCTTCACGGTGTCATAAGTCCTCTTAACGAAATCGGTCCTGATGATATAAAAATCAAAGAACTTGTTGAAAAGGTAGCAAAGGGAAATATAGAAGAAGTTATACTTGCAACCAATCTTAATGTTGAAGGGGAAACAACTGCGATGTATATTGCAAAACTTTTGTCTAATTTCGTAAGTAATATAACCCGTCTTGCAAATGGTCTGCCTGTTGGTTCCGATATTGAATATGCAGATGAAAGTACGCTTCTTAATGCGTTTGAGGGGAGGAGAAAAGTTTAATATGCAAACGAAAATTAAACTTGGGAAATCTAAACCTGTTTCTTCGCTTAAATTACCCTTTGATTTTTTTGAAAACCATTTCAGACTACTTTCTGCCAACACTGTTAAAATATATATGTACCTTATGTATCTTTGTTCTCTTGGAGAAGTCGAAATAAGTGAAGAAGATATCGCAAAGAAATTATCTCTTGACACTTCTTCTGTAAAAGAATGTTACATAGAACTTGAAGAATACGGACTTATATCTTTAAATGATAGTACAAATGATTTTGAACTTGTAAATCTTGAAGAGTTTTATAAAAACTATTTTAAGATGGGCAGTAAAGAAGTAAAAAAAGAAATCAAGGATAAATCAAAATCTATAAAATTTGATGAAGATTTCAAGAAAAAAATAGGTTTTATAGAAGACGTTTACGGAAAAGACTTAAACCAAAATGATATTTTGGAGATATACGATTTACTTACCAATTATAAAATCCCGTATGATGTTTTAATATGTGCAATAGAATACTCTGCTTCTAAAAATAAAAAGAGTTTTAATTATATTTCCAAGGTTGCCCTAAACTGGAAAGAGTTGGGGCTAAACAGTTATGAAAGTTGTGAAAAATATATTACAGACGAAAATTTAGATTCTGACAAACTGTTTAACAATGTTAAAAAAATATTCGGTTTAAAAAGAGAACTGTTTGATGTAGAAAAAACTTTCATAGAAGACTGGTATTATAACAAACATAAAACTTTAGATGATATAAAAAAAGCATTTGAATCAACTATTTTAAATACAGGTAAACTTTCTTTCCCGTATCTTAACAAAGTTCTTACAAATGATAAGACAGTTGAATTAAAGAGGGGAAGTAAAAATATCGGTTTAAATAATTTTAAACAAAGAGAGTATGATTCTAAAGATGTACTTAATGCTTTAAGAAAAAAACAGAACAGTTAAACTGATGAGGTGTTTTTATGTCATACAGCAGTAAGATTTTTAAAAAGGCTTATGAAAAATTACAGGAAAAAAGGGATAAAAACAAGCAAATTCTTGAGTTAAGAAAAGAAGAAATTTATAATAAAATCCCTGAATATTTAACACTTAAAAAAGAGGTTATAAAACTTCTTGGTGAGTGTGTTAAAAATATGGGTGTTTACAGCCCCGAAAAAAATGAGGAAATTAAAAAAACTATAAAAGAAGCCGAACAGAAAAAGACTGAATTACTTGTAAAAAACGGTTATCCTAAAGATTATCTTGACGATATATTTGAATGTAATGAATGTAAAGATACAGGGTATATTGCATCCAAAAAATGCAGTTGTTTAGAAAAAATACTAAAAGAAATTGCATCGGATGAATCGAATTTATCATATGTTCTTGATAAGAAAAACTTTGAAAATTTTGATTTAAATATGTTTTCAGACAAGCCGGATGATAGCGGTATTTCTCCAAAAGATAATATGAAAAATATTTTAAATCATACTAAAAATTTTATCGATAACTTTGATAATGCCGGTACAAAATCACTGCTCTTTACAGGCAGTACAGGTGTGGGGAAAACTTATTTATCAGGATGCATAGCAAAAACACTTATTGATAACGGTAAAAATGTTTTATACCAATCTTGCATAAAACTTTCAGAAGTCTTGGATGAATACAAGTTTAACCGTGAAAACGCTATGTATGATACCAAAAGTATTATAAAAGATTTATACGAAATAGATTTACTTATAATAGATGATTTAGGAACAGAGTTTAAAACTTCTTATACTCTAACAGCACTCTTTGAACTTATAAATTCAAGACTTATAAATAATAAAAAGATGATAATTTCAACTAATCTTTCTGTTCTTGAATTAAAAGAAGTATATTCTGAAAGACTTTTTTCAAGATTTATCGGCGAATTTTTAATTTTAGAATTTACAGGCGAAGACCTAAGAATTAAAAACATTTTTGCCAAATAATATTATTTTTACCAATTAAAAATAATTGTTGAATAAGGTAAAAATATATGTTAAAATAACAATATATGACCTATATAATATATACACTAAGGAGGAAGAAAAATGAAAAACATTAAAAAAGTTTTATCAGTTATTTTATGTGTATCTCTACTGCTTTCAATGCAGGTTTTTGCATTGGAATTCAAAGATGTTACAAGTGATAACAAAAACAGCGAAGCGATTGACGTGTTATCATCTTTAGGTATCATCAAAGGTTATGAAGACGGTGTGTTTATGCCTGAAAAAACTATTACAAGGGCTGAAATGACAACTCTTCTTATGAGACTTCTTAACTTAAGCATTTCAGGTACTTCTGTTTTAGACTCAGGTTATACAGATGTTGCCAATAACCACTGGGCAGTATACGATATAAAAACTGCAAGTACAATGAAGATTATAAACGGTTACGGCGGAGGTTTATTCGGTCCTGAAGATTCAGTTACATACGAACAGGCAGTTAAAATGGTTGTATGTATGTTGGGATATGAAATCCAGGCTTTAGATAAAGGTGGCTGGCCTGACGGATATATTGCACAAGCCAGAGATTTAGGTATTCTAAAAGGTGCTCAGATGGCACAATCTGAACCAGCCCCTCGTGGCATTATTGCTCAGATTTTATACAACTCATTAGAAGTAGACCT harbors:
- a CDS encoding triose-phosphate isomerase: MRRKLIAGNWKMNKTLSETKALINDIKGKITTLNCDVCMCVPFTNLVSAVELVEGTQLKIGAQNMHFCESGAYTGEISSDMLCETGATYVVIGHSERREYFNETDETVNKKILKAIEKNLIPIVCVGESLEEREANKTLDIIKNQVVKALEGVSSSDMEKVVFAYEPIWAIGTGRTATCEQANEVCKFIRDCVETLYDKNVADNIKILYGGSMNAKNADELLKQPDIDGGLIGGASLKAEDFVTIIDFC
- a CDS encoding 2,3-bisphosphoglycerate-independent phosphoglycerate mutase — encoded protein: MKKPVALLILDGYGYNETEKGNAIIAAGEGNITGYVKKYPNTLLSASGMDVGLPDGQMGNSEVGHTNIGAGRIVYQELTRITKSISDGDFFKKEEFLMAIKNCKENDSALHLIGLVSDGGVHSHNEHLYALLKLAKDNGLTRVFVHALLDGRDVPPTSGLEYVKKLEEKIAEIGVGKIATVMGRYYAMDRDNRWDRVSKAYEAMVLLKGDTAKTAVDAVEASYKKEVVDEFVVPCVIDGAEAICENSSVIFFNFRPDRAREITRVFVDENFDGFVREKGFFPLYYVCLTQYDATMPNVSVAFKPEELVNTFGEIISKKGLKQLRIAETEKYAHVTFFFNGGKEEVYEGEDRCLIASPKVATYDLKPEMSAYEVKDNVIERIEKDLYDVIILNFANCDMVGHTGDFDACVKAVKAVDDCVGQVVEKILEKDGVVLITADHGNADLMWNEEQGVVTAHSTNPVPLIVIGAGDITLKEGRISDLCPTMLDIMGIEKPEEMTGNSLIVK
- the dnaX gene encoding DNA polymerase III subunit gamma/tau → MAYQALYRKWRPSVFEDVVGQDHIVDTLKNQINTNKIAHAYLFCGSRGTGKTSTAKIFSRAVNCEHPVNGNPCNECDTCLGIINNSIFDVIEIDGASNNKVDDIRNIRDEVVYPPANCKYKVYIIDEVHMLTTEAFNALLKTLEEPPQYVIFILATTEFHKIPATIISRCQKFDFKRITYNDTAKRIRKVAMADNIDVTESAVKLIAKAADGSLRDGLSKLDQCLALGLTKIDYKDVANIIGASDPEFLSKFCDAIIDEKIGDSYKLLDDGVNMGIDPLRLFTDVIDYFRDLMMIKTSNDYSLIINNEEEVIKKYNEQCSKLTISRLLKIIENLFEAQNNSKYLASPKLAFETALLKIASKNTSTDIETLLDRLEKLEEKIKDLSQGNIPCKNLSVEFNKNTAPQVFPLEYNEETKKEETDDLKESSITQIAQDIIKEDEEYDFSSEYSEEDDYEGYTIPNEVNIDNFTINDMPENAILNDNTENKVIDTKIEEKVDSKEILSYIKLNFKDFLVNIKNKDIGFDNIMLSTVISLDDTGIVFDFDNKTKLDIALGSKYDKLIKEAINDVYGIEVSVKLKGQDNVTEDEEIASDPLDDLFKLAEQNQVIFNFED
- a CDS encoding YbaB/EbfC family nucleoid-associated protein, which codes for MAKGRFPMGGFPGGGNMNNMIKQAQKMQENLVKAQQEIEEASYDISAGGGAVNLTINGNNQITKISINPEVVDPDDVEMLEDLIMSAFNEAIKKVEKEKSEKLGKLTGGMGNFGGLF
- the recR gene encoding recombination protein RecR: MNYFVAPLAKLIDEFNKLPGIGKKSAQRLAFYILSKDFSYVKNFSDALIEVKEKVNFCEKCFNVTDKAVCDICHDPKRNQNVICVVENPKDVIAMENLNEFNGVYHVLHGVISPLNEIGPDDIKIKELVEKVAKGNIEEVILATNLNVEGETTAMYIAKLLSNFVSNITRLANGLPVGSDIEYADESTLLNAFEGRRKV
- a CDS encoding DnaD domain protein, with translation MQTKIKLGKSKPVSSLKLPFDFFENHFRLLSANTVKIYMYLMYLCSLGEVEISEEDIAKKLSLDTSSVKECYIELEEYGLISLNDSTNDFELVNLEEFYKNYFKMGSKEVKKEIKDKSKSIKFDEDFKKKIGFIEDVYGKDLNQNDILEIYDLLTNYKIPYDVLICAIEYSASKNKKSFNYISKVALNWKELGLNSYESCEKYITDENLDSDKLFNNVKKIFGLKRELFDVEKTFIEDWYYNKHKTLDDIKKAFESTILNTGKLSFPYLNKVLTNDKTVELKRGSKNIGLNNFKQREYDSKDVLNALRKKQNS
- a CDS encoding ATP-binding protein; the protein is MSYSSKIFKKAYEKLQEKRDKNKQILELRKEEIYNKIPEYLTLKKEVIKLLGECVKNMGVYSPEKNEEIKKTIKEAEQKKTELLVKNGYPKDYLDDIFECNECKDTGYIASKKCSCLEKILKEIASDESNLSYVLDKKNFENFDLNMFSDKPDDSGISPKDNMKNILNHTKNFIDNFDNAGTKSLLFTGSTGVGKTYLSGCIAKTLIDNGKNVLYQSCIKLSEVLDEYKFNRENAMYDTKSIIKDLYEIDLLIIDDLGTEFKTSYTLTALFELINSRLINNKKMIISTNLSVLELKEVYSERLFSRFIGEFLILEFTGEDLRIKNIFAK